A stretch of Triticum aestivum cultivar Chinese Spring chromosome 1D, IWGSC CS RefSeq v2.1, whole genome shotgun sequence DNA encodes these proteins:
- the LOC123181394 gene encoding glutathione S-transferase U17, with protein sequence MAAEGDLKLLGLSVSPFVVRVRMALHMKGLSYEYIEQDLFNKSELLLKSNPVETKVPVLIHDGKTILDSSAIVQYIDEVWAAMGPSILPVDPNERATARFWAAYVDDKLFSAYVGINKATTEVEREEKVSEMLAVLEQLEEAFAKNSNGKAFFAGDSIGYLDLAVGCHLLWLKAQHKMFGVVFLDAGKTPLLEAWAKRFAETDAAKEVVPDTGMVMEYAKKRQAYRAAVAAAAATAK encoded by the exons ATGGCAGCCGAAGGAGACCTGAAGTTGCTAGGCTTGTCGGTGAGCCCATTCGTAGTTCGTGTTCGCATGGCGCTCCACATGAAGGGCTTGAGCTACGAGTATATCGAACAGGACCTCTTCAACAAGAGTGAGCTCCTCCTCAAGTCCAACCCGGTGGAGACGAAGGTGCCCGTACTCATCCACGATGGCAAGACCATACTCGATTCGTCAGCCATTGTGCAGTACATCGACGAAGTCTGGGCCGCCATGGGCCCGTCGATCCTCCCCGTCGACCCCAATGAGCGCGCCACCGCCCGCTTCTGGGCGGCCTACGTCGATGACAAG CTATTCTCCGCTTATGTCGGCATTAATAAAGCGACGACAGAGGTGGAGAGGGAGGAGAAGGTTAGCGAGATGCTTGCAGTGCTCGAGCAACTTGAGGAGGCATTTGCCAAGAACTCAAACGGAAAGGCCTTCTTTGCCGGGGACTCCATCGGGTACCTCGACCTCGCGGTCGGATGCCACTTGCTCTGGCTCAAAGCGCAACACAAGATGTTTGGCGTGGTGTTTCTAGACGCCGGCAAGACTCCGCTCTTAGAGGCTTGGGCGAAACGGTTCGCTGAGACCGACGCGGCGAAGGAGGTGGTACCCGACACAGGCATGGTGATGGAGTATGCCAAGAAGCGCCAGGCTTAtcgtgctgctgttgctgctgcggcggcgactgCCAAGTGA
- the LOC123181399 gene encoding probable glutathione S-transferase GSTU6 gives MAAEGGLKLLGLTVSPFVIRVRMALQMKGIGYEYMEQDLFTKGELLRKSNPVHMKVPVLIRDGRPICESLAIVQYVDEAWAATGPSILPADPYDRAAARFWAAYADSKLLPAWVGIMWAATEEERAEKVGDTLAAMGQLEEAFGKCSKGKAFFAGDSVGYLDLVVGSQLLWFEALRKMFGVVVIEVGRAPLLAAWVERFGETDTAKEVVPDVDTAVEYLKKLQSHRAGATVAQLLS, from the exons ATGGCAGCCGAAGGAGGTCTGAAGCTGCTCGGCTTGACGGTGAGCCCGTTCGTCATCCGCGTACGCATGGCGCTGCAGATGAAAGGCATCGGCTACGAGTACATGGAGCAGGACCTGTTCACCAAGGGCGAGCTCCTCCGCAAGTCCAACCCGGTGCACATGAAGGTCCCGGTGCTCATCCGCGACGGCAGACCCATCTGCGAGTCGCTGGCCATCGTGCAGTACGTCGACGAGGCCTGGGCGGCCACGGGCCCCTCGATCCTCCCCGCCGACCCCTACGACCGCGCCGCCGCTCGCTTCTGGGCCGCCTACGCCGACAGCAAG CTCTTGCCTGCGTGGGTAGGCATCATGTgggcggcgacggaggaggagagggcggagaAGGTCGGCGACACGCTCGCGGCTATGGGCCAGTTGGAGGAGGCGTTCGGCAAGTGCTCGAAGGGAAAGGCCTTCTTCGCCGGCGATTCCGTCGGGTACCTCGATCTCGTCGTCGGCTCGCAGTTGCTCTGGTTCGAGGCGCTGCGGAAGATGTTCGGCGTCGTGGTCATCGAGGTCGGCAGAGCTCCACTCTTGGCCGCGTGGGTGGAGCGGTTTGGGGAGACTGATACGGCCAAGGAGGTGGTGCCGGACGTTGACACGGCGGTGGAGTACCTGAAGAAGCTTCAGTCTCATCGGGCTGGTGCCACTGTTGCCCAGTTGCTGTCGTGA
- the LOC123181401 gene encoding syntaxin-73, with protein MAPSTPRSPSASRKRRRRGRRRTGPRSLRSTPRSAAPRQAPRGGPAQAAAPRAQEDGNFDDEYFKGTEESNKFCQEYEMRRMKQDEGLDVIGEGLATLKNMSSDMNEELDRQVPLMDEMDDKVDRANADLKNTNVRLKQTILQCAQEVSEVQRCAHVAVGGGLALAPLLIMSCCDRLQHVPRVIRFVSSV; from the exons ATGGCTCCGTCGACGCCGAGATCTCCTAGTGCGTCGAG AAAGCGGAGGCGGCGAGGCAGGAGAAGAACCGGGCCACGGTCGTTGCGCTCAACACCGAGATCCGCCGCACCAAGGCAAGCTCCTCGAGGAGGACCTGCCCAAGCTGCAGCGCCTCGCGCTCAAGAAG ATGGAAACTTTGATGATGAATACTTTAAGGGGACTGAAGAATCAAATAAATTTTGTCAGGAATATGAGATGCGTAGAATGAAGCAG GATGAAGGTTTGGATGTTATTGGTGAAGGGCTGGCAACTCTGAAGAACATGTCATCGGATATGAATGAG GAATTGGATAGGCAAGTTCCCTTGATGGATGAAATGGATGACAAG GTGGATAGAGCCAATGCAGATCTGAAGAATACCAACGTGAGGCTAAAGCAGACCATTCTTCAG TGTGCTCAAGAAGTGAGTGAGGTGCAACGATGTGCTCATGTCGCGGTCGGTGGTGGTCTTGCATTGGCTCCTCTACTTATCATGTCCTGCTGTGATAGGCTTCAACATGTGCCACGAGTAATTCGTTTCGTCTCATCTGTGTAA
- the LOC123181402 gene encoding glutathione S-transferase U17: protein MAAKPDLKLLGMSVSPFVIRVRMALHMKGVSHEYIEQDLFNKSELLLESSPVEKKVPVLIHDGKPVCDSPAIVQYIDEVWAATGPPILPADPYERAVARFWTAYVDDKLFPAYAGTAKAATEEERTQQINEMFAVMGQLEEAFAQCSNGKAFFAGDSIGNLDIAVGCNLLLLEVLRSMYGVEFVDTGRTPLLAAWAKRFGETDAAREVVPDVHVAVEYAKKRQAYWAAAAATK from the exons ATGGCAGCCAAACCAGACCTGAAGTTGTTGGGCATGTCGGTGAGTCCATTCGTCATCCGTGTTCGCATGGCGCTGCACATGAAGGGCGTGAGCCACGAGTACATCGAGCAGGACCTCTTCAACAAGAGCGAGCTCCTCCTCGAGTCCAGCCCGGTGGAGAAGAAGGTGCCCGTGCTCATCCACGACGGCAAGCCCGTATGCGACTCGCCGGCCATCGTGCAGTACATCGACGAGGTCTGGGCCGCCACGGGGCCGCCGATCCTCCCCGCCGACCCCTATGAGCGCGCCGTCGCTCGTTTCTGGACCGCCTACGTGGACGACAAG CTATTCCCTGCTTACGCTGGCACTGCTAAGGCAGCCACGGAGGAGGAGAGGACGCAACAGATTAACGAGATGTTCGCGGTGATGGGGCAGCTGGAGGAGGCATTTGCCCAGTGCTCAAACGGGAAGGCCTTCTTCGCCGGCGACTCCATCGGCAACCTCGACATCGCCGTTGGATGCAATCTGCTCTTGCTCGAGGTGCTACGCAGTATGTATGGCGTGGAGTTCGTCGACACTGGGAGGACCCCGCTCTTGGCAGCGTGGGCGAAGCGGTTCGGGGAAACCGATGCGGCGAGGGAGGTGGTGCCCGACGTGCACGTCGCCGTGGAGTACGCCAAGAAGCGTCAGGCTTATTGGGCTGCTGCCGCGGCTACAAAGTGA